A window of Pseudoliparis swirei isolate HS2019 ecotype Mariana Trench chromosome 2, NWPU_hadal_v1, whole genome shotgun sequence genomic DNA:
TCCCTTTACAGTATTTCCTATTTTAAGAGAAAGTGTGACACATCTGTTGTCTTCTCAGTACCTGAGGCCGTCGGAAAAGGCTTCCACTCCCCATTTAGACAGGCAGTATCCTCCACCAGTGAGAGACAGTCTGCCCAGTATACTGGCCACATTTACCACTCTGCCCTGGGCCTTTTTCAGCAGAGGCAGAAACTGGAGCAACACCTCAATAACTCCGATTAAATTCACATCAAGAACCTTCGTGAAATCCTCCAGCTCCATCCATTCTGTTGGGCCGATGGGTACGGACCGGCCAGCATTGTTCACCAGACCCCACAGACCTGCAGAGAATAGAGGCGGACAGGAACTTTACCAGAAGACATTTCCTTTTATGGACCTTTAATTCAGTCTTTATTCTCTAATATTGAGATAAGACAATGTTTTTGATCTATTTTCTTCACAAATATAAGAAATTAATGTACAAGTAGTAACTGGCTTGCTTAATTCTAATCAATTTGCATCAGGCACTAACAACTATACAGTTCAGAGTAGTCCTCATCTAACCAGCAGCAAACTGGCACGAATGTCTGAATTAAAGGCTAATAAATAAAGGCTTTGATCGTCTTACGTTCTGTGCATTTTATCCAAACCACTGATTGTGCTGCATTAATTCCGATCTTTGCACATCAGCATTTAACACATCAAGCACATTGTTATATTTTCATTTGTAATGACTGCAACTGtggattattttaattattgattAATCTACCAAGACTTTTCTTAAGTAACAAAAGGGAATTAAACACAAAATACCTATAATTTACAGAtgcgtgtatgcatgtatattgcTTTCTTCAGACAGCAATGgtaaaacctgattctgaaaAGTTATACCGTTTTGTATTAAGAGGAAATGATGGTGGAATGGGACTTCATTATCCAATCTGTAAATGCCAGGATATGTAACATACAGCATTATGGAAAGTATAtaacacatactgtatgtactGTGTTTGGGAGTTATGTCCACTACTCAACCTAACAGAGACGGACCAGGCGTGTTCACGAATTCCAATAaggtcaacaaaaaaaagaaaaaggctcaAAAATGTTCGCTGTGGTGAGGATTtgagaacttttttttctttttttcagaaaaCTGTGGTTCAAATTAAAGTTTGGAGAAGCTTCACTATGCTCCtggcttaaaaaaaagagagcagaCTATGAGGTCAGTATTTTCTCCCTatctaggaggaggaggatgagttgAGGATGGGATGGTCCAGGTTGCCTTTATCTCTCTCGGTGCCTCACTCTGACTGGCACCCTATCTGTGTGTACCCCCTGCTGCACATGTCCGCCCAGCTCACCTCGCTCTCCGACCTCTTTGCTCACCAACTCCACCGCCCTCCCGATGCTCGCACTGTCTGTAACATCCAGCAGAAGGGTCTTCAGTCTGGGGGAGGCCGCAGCTGTCAGATCGGCTGCACCTTCCTCTGTGAGACATGCAGCCACGACGTGGAGGCCTTTTGCGTCCAGCTGCCTGGCCAGCAGATGCCCGAAGCCGCTGTCACAGCCAGTGATGAACACGTGCTTCTGGCTGAAGCCGTCCACTTGGTAGGAATCTCTGATGAGCCAGCGGATGGCAGCGAGAGTGACCAGCAGTACAGCACAGGTTACAGCCAGGTGGGACTGGATTACCTAGAACACAAAACCCACAGCTTTGACTTCATTACTCCTTTTATTTCCAAAGATTCTCCATACAATCTCCATAAAAGGttaatatgtgtgtttatgaatccacttacttcaaataaatatgtccaCACATCGTCAGCTGGCACCTGAGTGGAGAAAGTTGAGATGTATTTCTTTTAATTCCTCCTCACTGAAGCCGGGAAGATAAACTCTTGAATGTTGTTCTTTATGGTCATTGGTTTGTGATAATGTGATGAACTCACATTATGCATCACTAACATAGACATATGTGAAATACATTAAAGAGCAATTTAACCCCGCACTaccttgaacacacacattttcacgTCATCAAAAAAATGCTTCCAAACTCTAGTGGTCCTAATATACCAGCTTGTTCTGCTCTAGCGCCATCTAGTGTGATAATCTGACCACGGCAGTAATGGACATGAACGCGAAGCAGGATACTTATCTATTTTCTAGGGCACTTTTAAATACATCTTCTCAACGGATTATGTGAATTGCGTATCCATAACTCATGTTATAGTAATGATAACctatcagtgtttcccctaggtttacagcttcaggggggcggtaccgaccgacacaaacacttgaaacatgttggtgttcacatccctgcaaactcatgagatgtgaaaaaggtgacgacgacgacgacggggGGTCATTTACAGATGAGAAGCGTACACaagcgctatatatatatatatactaatgttatgttcgctcgctttggcggtgctatattttgatagttattAAGTGTGTAGTAGTTAAAGAAAAGACGGTTATGGCTAGCGCCATTTAGCTAGCGGATGCTAATCGCGCGCTAGTGTTTTTAGCATCAGTAACCTGGCCTGAGAATTCCATTCCATTGTCTCTGACGTATATGTCTGTGTTCTGGTTccgtgacgtcgctagtgacgtcacggagcagcgaaccagagtctataactagaagtgatttccagcaggctACAACAGTCCTTCTGtaaacgtgaaaatagcgaagccgcggaccacagtcgtgtgcctcccgggggccagagcgggcgacgtggagtcttgtttgaaactgctggctaaggacaagcggagatacagtcagattgtaatacacgccggtggtaatgacgcccgagcccgccgctcggaagtcactaaaattaatgtggaatctgtgtgtgcttatgccaagacattgtcggacaccgtcgttttctctggccctctcccaaatttgcagacagacgaattgtatagccgaatgtcatCTTTCAACcgttggctgtcgaggtggtgcccagcgaataatgtgggctacgtagacaactggaagactttctggggaaagcctgatctgatgaagagagacggcatccatcccacgttggatggagcgcgtctcgtttctgcaaacataatcaagttgatcaacggacagccatatctgtgacaacgcagggttcatgtcgtaaagcagaaacagagtagccccacgcccctgtcatccctgtcacccagtgtcccccatagcacatccctcccccggggcctccgccccctctcacccagtccctcccagagctccatagagactgtgtctgtcccacggccacttaaacttaaattaattctatcaaaagaaagcagaagaggagtcgtacacaataaccttatacaagttaacaccattatttcagcagtgcaacaaaacaggactattaaatgtggtctcctaaatattagatctgtcatctaaagctgtgttactaaatgatttaatatcagataatcacattgatttatgttgtctaactgaaacctggctgagccatgaagaatatgtctgcctaaatgaatcgactcctccaagtcatattaatactcacattcctcgaggcaccggtcgaggaggtggagtagcagccatctttgaatcgagcctattaattaatcctaaacctaatacactacacctcatttgaaagccttgttcttagtctttcacatccaacctggaaaacactacagccaattctatttgtgattctggaccggccaccaggtccatattcagagtttatatctgaattctcagaatttatatcaagtttggttcttaaaactgatagttattattgttggagattttaatatccatgtggatgttgataatgattgccttagtgctgcattcatctccttgttggactcgattggcttctgtcagagagtacagaaacccactcacagctttggccacacgcttgatcttgttcttacttatggcgttgacattgagcatttgaaggtcttcccacagaatcctcttctgtcagaccacaacctcataacttttgaatttatactaccggagtgtactccgttagtcaaaagtttctacaccagatgtctaactgacagtgctgttgctaaatttaaagaagcgattccttctgcatttgattcgataccacgtctcaatataacagaggactcctggtctaactttagtccgtcccagattgatcatcttgttgacagtgccacaggctctctgagaatgacactggactcgatagcccctctgaagaagaagacagtgaggaagaggaggtttgctccctggtataaccctcagacccgcaaactaaagcaaacgtcacgaaagcttgaaagcatatggcgttcaactaatctggaagaatcccgcttagtttggcgagatagtcttaaaacttataagaaggccctccgtaatgccagagcagcctattactcatcagtaatagaaaaataagaacaaccccaggtttctcttcagcactgtagccaggctgacagagagtcacagctctgtggagccaagtattcctatagacctcagtggtaatgacttcatgaacttctttaatgaaaagattttaactattagggacaagattaataatctcttgcccttaaccagtgccaatctgtcctcaagtggaatggccttggaaaccgctgtatgccctggtgtatatttggagggcttttctcccatcaactgtgaccaattatcttcaacggtttctacttcgaacacgtctacctgtctcttggaccccatcccgacgaggctgcttaaagacgttttgcctttaattgggagctctctattagatattatcaatgtgtctctgctaacaggccatgtaccacactccttcaaagtggctgttattaaacctctcctgaagaagcccactctggatccagaggtgttggctaacaacagaccgatctctaacctccccttcctctccaagatccttgagaaagtggtcgcaaatcagttgtgcgactttctacatcataatagtttatttgagaaatttcaatcaggatttagaaaacaccacagcaccgagacagcactggtgaaaattacaaatgacctcttaatggcagcagataaaggactcctctctgtactggtcttgttagaccttagtgctgcattcgacaccattgaccatgacatcctattacagagactggagcagtcgattggcatttcaggcacggcactaatttggtttaaatcctatttatcagatcgatcacaatttgtatttgtaaacgatgacgcccggataaccaccaacgttaatcacggagttccacaaggttctgtgcttggaccaattttatttaccttatacatgcttcctttgggcaatattatcaggaaacactccataaactttcattgttatgcagatgatactcaactatatctatcgataaaaccagaggagagcaaccaactcgtaaaattcaagcatgtcttaaaagacataaaacatggatgacctgcaacttct
This region includes:
- the rdh1 gene encoding retinol dehydrogenase 1; amino-acid sequence: MVPADDVWTYLFEVIQSHLAVTCAVLLVTLAAIRWLIRDSYQVDGFSQKHVFITGCDSGFGHLLARQLDAKGLHVVAACLTEEGAADLTAAASPRLKTLLLDVTDSASIGRAVELVSKEVGERGLWGLVNNAGRSVPIGPTEWMELEDFTKVLDVNLIGVIEVLLQFLPLLKKAQGRVVNVASILGRLSLTGGGYCLSKWGVEAFSDGLRRDMHLFGIKVSIIEPGFFKTAVTRLDLIEADLRRLWTRLPQDVKDSYGETYFDDYVKAQDFSMGLLCSPDISKVTRCMEHALTARFPRTRYSAGWDAKLFWIPLSYLPSCVSDFATNMFLPSPKDQRNV